CATTCTCGCTTGACACTCGGATATGCCAAATTATATACACTCCTCCGTTGGGTCCGATCCGATCCACGTATACAATTGAAAATACAAAGTTTTTCTTCGTCAGTGAAAAAGTTTGGAGCGATTCGTAGACATTCATTGAATTCGCATACGTTCATAGTAGGAAAGCGTATTtgatcgaaaacaatttttgcattCGGATTTGGTTTGGTATTCTTGCAAGCCAGATAAGTACAGTCGattaattgtttgaaaaggTGATGTTCTCGCACAACCAACGTATCACGTTTAGCAATACATAAAAGTGCATCGATACACAGGTCGGAAAAACTTTGCTGCAATATTATATCTTCACATTTCGCATCAATAAAGGAGAACAGCTTTTCTGTGAATTTGTTGCGAAAGGGGTAACAATGCTGTAAGAATGTGCATGCATTTTCGATGTTCAATCTTCCGGACATATAGTCATAACACAATTCCTCTAAATGATTAACTCCATATTTGTGTGCTATAGCCATAACTGGACCAACATTATACACTCGTAACCATGAAATATCGTCTGTGTAGAGATATTGCaagaatttaaagaaaatatttgctgtTACACACtccatttgaatgaaattttcatcggtaggacaataaataaacattttctcgaACACAGGACTTCTGCTGGCCAGGATAAATTTATGGGCTAACAGCACAGTGTTATcttcgaattgaaattttacatCTGACAATTCCTGgttatttagtaaaatttgaTTGCGCTCATAAATACTGCGGTAATTTGTACCCCAATTAGTTGGGTGTTGTGACGCCATTATACAGGAATATGATGATATAGCTTTTTTAATGAACCGTACAAtccagatgttgaggaaatggaaaaatgttttttttttctactaaCTTGTGACGTTGATTTGATGTAAATTATTTCGCCGGTTACTGAACTGTAAAAGTAATCAACAGACGGCTTTATAGTCAATTTGATGAAGCcttattcaaatttgtataTTCGGACTTTGATTGCACAGCCTTGTGTCTCAATCGTGGGTATGCATTTAGTATTTCTAGAGTTTCCGTAATTGTTACCCAATATTTGATCAGTGTCTAAGTGAAACATTTACATACTCTATGCCTAACTAACTACAATCCTATGTTTAATAAGTAATTCGTTTGTCCCattattatttaaacaatGCAGACACCATATAAGTACCTGTGCTATCTTCTTAAAACTTGTTTCttgttcaatcaaaattcttaaaCTGATGTCAGTTATAACAAGCTTAACATCATTTTATCGGAAGACCCTACCTGAAAGCATTCACTTTGCTTCACTTTGACCTGTTGACGATATAGAAAATTAAAGATTAAAGATGAGACATAACGAAATGTGCAATTACATATTTCAACTTCATAAAGTTTCAACTTGCAACTGAATGTTATAAAGCGATCTGAAATGATTTAATCCTTCAAAAAGGTCTATGTTTAAAAAGACTATCATTATGTCTGTCTATCGAAGTACATTGGCATAAGGGTCGgtcgatttttgaatattttccatccGAGCTTCTGGACCTAGCTGATccgactcagcgaagtctaaagaaaattttaagaccAACAaagatattttcgaaaatgttctaTGCTTTGCccaagatgatttttattttttcgaggCTGTAAAGGCTTTCTTGTCTAAGCCAAAAAGAGAATTGTTGGTAAAACGGTCTTAGTATAAAATACAGGGTCTACTCTAATAAACAAACCCAAAAGACACATCCTTTTTGTaacgaaaaaactttttccggGTAAAAAAGTTCCCcagtttttcgatatttttatttgagagagaTTTCTATTGCagatttttccacaaaatgagtttaaattttttcgcaCAATAGCTTATTTTAAAGATAGGGAACCCAGATGCAAAaagattttgagaaaagttttaaatgcGGTCGAGTGATCGCCATGAGAGTGACTAAAAATTAGCCATTTTCGACatacatatattttttttctttagacTTCACTGAGTCGCATCAGCTAGGTCCAGAAGCTCggatggaaaatattcaaaaatcgacCGACCCTAATTGGCATGATATCCTAATGTTCTGAtcaccaaggctgtaaactttggggaggtcacacagaccgccattttattagatacctccccaaagtttacagtctTGCTGATCACGGcctttttttcggaatttcaattctaaaaagttacgaaaaatttttcagaattaatgTTCTAATTAATGCAATCAGCCCTGGTTCTAATAAATAAACTGAATTTATATTATGATATCATTAACCAAGTTGCATTATTTgcctaaaaaaaaaaaattgagatcaGAATTACGTCCCTTGAATAAACAAGGCCACATGATTGTTCAGGTTATAATGTTTTCATCATATCTCACTCATGATGCAGTGTGTGCTGTATTTGTTCATtcatattatacatttctCGGGTAAAATTGGGTCTAGTAAATcgtaagaaaatgaaatttaacgcAAACAAAATTCATGCACAAACgcttgaaaaatgtatgaagacGGATAGACATATTGAGGTGAAAATGGAGATGCCATCAGAAACGCTGCTTATATCAATGTATATAACCAACCGCAACGCAtagggagaaaaaaaaattggtcagAAAATAGAAACGCGAAGctaaatgattttgaatatACAGAAATAATCATACATTGTAATGAAATATCGAAATGGAAAACGACtaactgaaaatgaaaaatttattataatgaaattgaaatcatACAAATTTAGTCCTATGTGTATCTGGTATCTTTGGTTATAGGATACCAACAttggaataaattttgtaaattttcatcaaaataataaatttgttgaaactaTATACGAACTTCTCGTTCGCCCACACTCATGTGTTTGAGCATAAAGTGTATTTATATCCACCGAGAGTGCAACGCCGATTTACAGTAACAGCCACTCTTTCCACAATAGTATAACACCAAAAACCATATCATATCCACACACATATATAGTCACCAAAAACAGAACTTTATAACGATTCCACCATTAATTATCTAACAAATCCAGTGGGAAATTCATTCCCATAAAATTGTACATGAACGAATCATATAAACTACAGCTCTAGAAATGTTGtatgatattttaaaattattgtgCAATACGAACTTGTGTGTCCTTTTATAAAGCACCGGCAGTCATATCCAAAATGCACTTTGgtttaatgtaaaataaaactgattaatttcatttaatttgtgTTGAATTTCTGACTTAATTTTTGCCGTCGAGAGAGGGAGttcaatttaaacaatttttttttatctctctTTTATAGTATACAAACCCGTTAAATGTAATTGGGAGGCGAATGGTTGGAGTGTGCATACTACAGATGGTATCTTAGGATTAAGAAACTGTATTGAATTGATTAGCCTAATTCAATCATCGACTGTAAGTTAAGGACTACGCGCAAAGCGCCAAACACTGATTAAACATGATCTAGCTATTAATGCATTAGAGGTAAGGTTGGACCCAATAAAATAGGATTACTTTCAATCACAACACGATCAGACTATCCTGTAGCTACCATAAAAGTAATATTAGAATTACTTGTCGTTCCTGAAAATTCGCATTCAGTCAACAGTCATTCAAcctattttcattaatttaatatGTACCGGCGTACagtgtatatatacataccTCGCTAGttacgtttcatttaaaatctcGAAATAAATGTGTTCTGCAAAAGAAAACTTCACCGCAATGTATATATGCCGGGTTTCAGTTCATGGTTCAGTATATCGCTAGTTTATAGATTTTTCtcaaccttttttttcttcttattttcttgattttatttttattaaaacgaaCGTAGATCTTGCGCTGGATATTTAATTGAACAATTTGTTATCGGAAAGAGTTCATTTTCTCCATTCGAATATCGACTTTGTGTCGAACTATCCAAGTTGTTATATTATAACGATGGTTTGGATATGGACATACCAATCTGCACATAACAGCACCCCTCTTCTGTAATAATACTCGGTTCTCTCGTACATAAAGTGGTAAAGGAGATGTATTGTATTTGAACTATTTCAAACTCAATAAATCAACATCAAAAGCTATGTGTTGTGGTGAAGtggaaacgtttttcttttactgaaaaaaaaaacatttttttttgtttgttgctttttgttgtttctgCTGTTGTTTATTTCTATCACTTCTCAACTTTAAACGTACAAAGATGCACAATATATGTACTATACTCGAGCGGcgattgaaatgattttatttttgttcaattcgtTGCTCGTTTTTAATACCACCCTCTCAACCACCATGAAGTGTTGATATGAAAAGAATATTGTCTTTCGGTTGGATTTCGTACTCTAGTTCGCCCTACATTGATTGaatcattgaaattaattttcactgAAACCGTGAGTCGAATGTCTAAAGTATTTGTGTTCAATACTTACCATTAATTCCCAGTCAGCATCGTTTATCAGTACCAAAATACCTGGCCGTCTGTATAAAtgttcaattcaataattagCGATGATTACACAGGATAAACgtaatttcaaaaactcaCACTGATCCGTCTTGAATGAATAATTCCGGACGTTCagtcaaaatgttttctttcatCCACGTGAGAAGATCACGGATAGTCTCTGAAAGGAAAGGGAAaggacaaatttttcagtttgtACATTGTGACACAGATGGAGGAGGTCGATTTTCTGTTTTAGTTCAAATTAACAGTAgttgttttgtaattttgtattttcctGAGTCGAAACTACTTACGAACTTTCTTCCCATCCAATGACACCTCATGCttcttgattttattgaacaaaaattctgCACCACCACTGAAAGGCAACCGGTTTATTTACCATCAAATTTTCTGACTACACTGTACACTTGATCAACATACCCAAATTCCAATGTTATGTCCAATTTTTTGTCGGTCATTTTGAAGCGTCTCTCATATTCATATGAATCTAATATATTTTCGAATCCAAATTTCCACTGTTCAAAATCCCAAGCACACGTTtttatgttgttgttttgatgTTCAGCTACGAAACGCAAAGAAAATGACAGAACAACGCAGCGAAATTGAACAACAAACTTCAGCGGTGACATCAGTTATCAGCTGTCTGTGAAATGTCAGTGGATACCGGAGTCTGAAATCTA
This genomic window from Bradysia coprophila strain Holo2 unplaced genomic scaffold, BU_Bcop_v1 contig_74, whole genome shotgun sequence contains:
- the LOC119084509 gene encoding ubiquitin-related modifier 1 homolog; the encoded protein is MTDKKLDITLEFGGGAEFLFNKIKKHEVSLDGKKVQTIRDLLTWMKENILTERPELFIQDGSVRPGILVLINDADWELMGELEYEIQPKDNILFISTLHGG